The Acidimicrobiales bacterium genome window below encodes:
- a CDS encoding ATP-binding cassette domain-containing protein: MPAPICVEKAARPPAVRTEALVRRFGATTAVAGIDLTVLPGEIYGFLGPNGAGKSTLIRMLCTLLRPSAGRALVAGHDVVAEPTEVRLRIGVALQEAALDDSQTGRELLALQGRLYGLGRDAVRRRVDDVLDLVSIGDAIDRRIGTYSGGMKRRLDLAAALIHGPELVFLDEPTTGLDPESRTRVWAEVERLNRELGITIFLTTQYLQEADALAHRVGIIAAGRLVAEGPPEQLKRSVGADLVVARVNGQDPSVVDRLQALDGIQTVGRVDDELVIAASDGPSSVLSVAGVLGASSLRVESLTLRSPTLDDVFAELTGSHIEVGAGR; the protein is encoded by the coding sequence ATGCCAGCGCCGATCTGTGTGGAGAAGGCGGCCCGTCCGCCGGCGGTCCGGACCGAGGCCCTGGTGCGCCGGTTCGGGGCCACCACCGCCGTGGCCGGCATCGACCTGACCGTGCTCCCGGGCGAGATCTACGGCTTCCTCGGCCCCAACGGCGCCGGCAAGTCGACCCTCATCCGGATGCTCTGCACCCTGTTGCGCCCTTCGGCCGGCCGGGCCCTCGTGGCCGGCCACGACGTGGTGGCCGAGCCCACCGAGGTGCGCCTCCGCATCGGCGTGGCCCTCCAGGAGGCGGCCCTCGACGACTCCCAGACCGGGCGGGAGCTGCTGGCCCTGCAGGGCCGGCTCTACGGCCTGGGCCGGGATGCCGTGCGCCGGCGGGTCGACGACGTGCTGGACCTGGTCTCGATCGGTGACGCCATCGACCGCCGCATCGGGACCTACTCGGGGGGCATGAAGCGCCGCCTCGATCTGGCCGCCGCCCTCATCCACGGGCCCGAGCTGGTCTTCCTGGACGAGCCCACGACCGGGCTCGACCCCGAGAGCCGCACCCGGGTCTGGGCGGAGGTGGAGCGGCTCAACCGCGAGCTCGGCATCACCATCTTCCTGACTACCCAGTACCTCCAGGAGGCCGATGCGCTGGCCCACCGGGTCGGCATCATCGCCGCCGGCCGGCTGGTCGCCGAGGGGCCACCCGAGCAGCTCAAGCGCAGCGTGGGGGCCGACCTGGTCGTCGCCCGGGTCAACGGCCAGGACCCCAGCGTCGTGGACCGGCTCCAGGCCCTCGACGGGATCCAGACCGTGGGGCGGGTGGACGACGAGCTGGTCATCGCCGCTTCCGACGGACCGTCGAGCGTGCTCTCGGTGGCCGGCGTGCTCGGCGCCAGCAGTCTCCGGGTGGAGAGCCTCACCCTCCGGTCGCCGACCCTGGACGACGTGTTCGCCGAGCTGACCGGCTCCCACATCGAGGTGGGAGCGGGGCGCTGA